A single region of the Triticum dicoccoides isolate Atlit2015 ecotype Zavitan chromosome 2B, WEW_v2.0, whole genome shotgun sequence genome encodes:
- the LOC119361886 gene encoding beta-glucosidase 16-like translates to MAAATTGMPMLAALAILVLVPSARGLDRAEFPPGFLFGVATSAYQIEGAYLEDGKGLSNWDVFTHTRSRGIDDGRNGDVADDHYHRYMEDVEIIHSLGVNSYRFSISWARILPRGRLGGVNSAGIAFYDRLIAALVQKGIEPFVTLHHFDLPHEMETRHGGWLGAGIREEFDYYADVCFKAFGDRVKFWATFNEPNLFTRLAYVLGKYPPARCSAPFGTCESGNSHREPYVAAHNMLLSHAAAVHNYKKNYQATQGGSIGIVIAMKWYEPLTNTMEDILAARRALSFEVDWFLEPIFFGDYPREMHELLSSNLPKFTSEEKSLLQTNKVDFIGVNHYTTIYVKDCISSPCDLKAYEAYEANALVLATGERDGVAIGKPTAFDGYYDVPEGMERIVKYVNQRYENIPLYVTENGYSQHSNNTMDELMNDVERVNYLQGYLTCLSSAVRKGANVRGYFVWSIIDNFEWTFGFTVRFGLYHVDYETQKRTPKMSAKWYRDFLMGSRPTDQVQTLRADS, encoded by the exons ATGGCCGCGGCGACGACGGGCATGCCCATGCTGGCGGCGCTGGCGATCCTAGTCCTCGTGCCGTCGGCGCGAGGGCTCGACCGCGCCGAGTTCCCGCCGGGGTTCCTCTTCGGCGTCGCGACGTCGGCTTACCAG ATCGAGGGCGCGTACCTGGAGGACGGCAAGGGCCTCAGCAACTGGGATGTCTTCACCCACACGCGCT CTAGGGGTATCGATGATGGACGGAACGGGGACGTAGCGGATGATCACTACCACCGGTACATG GAAGATGTGGAGATCATTCATAGTTTGGGCGTCAACTCCTACAGGTTCTCAATTTCATGGGCGAGAATCCTACCAA GAGGCCGCCTTGGAGGCGTAAATTCAGCCGGAATAGCTTTCTACGACCGCCTCATTGCTGCACTCGTGCAGAAAG GGATAGAGCCATTTGTGACACTGCATCATTTTGATCTGCCGCATGAAATGGAGACCCGACACGGCGGTTGGTTGGGCGCCGGAATTCG GGAGGAGTTCGATTACTACGCGGATGTGTGCTTCAAGGCGTTTGGTGACCGGGTCAAGTTCTGGGCGACGTTCAACGAGCCCAACCTGTTCACCAGGCTTGCATACGTGCTGGGCAAGTACCCTCCGGCACGCTGCTCCGCGCCGTTCGGGACCTGCGAGAGCGGGAACTCTCATCGGGAGCCCTACGTTGCGGCTCATAACATGCTGCTGTCACATGCAGCCGCTGTCCACAACTACAAGAAGAATTACCAG GCAACGCAAGGCGGATCGATCGGGATTGTGATTGCGATGAAATGGTATGAGCCGCTCACGAATACCATGGAGGATATTTTGGCTGCACGACGTGCCTTGTCTTTTGAGGTAGATTG GTTTCTGGAGCCGATATTCTTTGGTGATTATCCCAGAGAAATGCATGAGTTGTTATCATCCAACTTACCAAAGTTCACCTCAGAAGAGAAGAGCTTACTGCAGACGAACAAGGTGGATTTTATCGGTGTAAACCATTACACGACAATTTATGTCAAGGATTGCATCTCTTCTCCGTGCGACCTTAAGGCTTATGAGGCTTATGAGGCGAATGCACTAGTCCTAGCTACAGGTGAAAGAGATGGCGTGGCGATTGGGAAACCC ACTGCATTCGATGGTTACTATGATGTTCCAGAGGGCATGGAGCGGATCGTCAAGTATGTTAATCAGAGATACGAGAACATACCTCTCTACGTTACTGAAAATG GTTACTCGCAGCACAGCAATAACACTATGGACGAATTGATGAATGACGTTGAAAGAGTGAACTACCTGCAGGGTTATCTCACATGTCTATCTTCAGCAGTCAG GAAAGGAGCAAACGTGCGTGGCTACTTCGTGTGGAGTATCATCGACAATTTCGAGTGGACTTTCGGTTTTACGGTGAGGTTCGGGCTGTATCATGTGGATTATGAAACGCAGAAGAGGACTCCAAAGATGTCGGCGAAGTGGTACCGAGACTTCCTCATGGGCTCTAGGCCGACCGACCAAGTGCAGACGCTAAGAGCAGATTCGTGA
- the LOC119361888 gene encoding uncharacterized protein LOC119361888 — translation MDSPRMEQESTSTTITNPMQGGGGGPAPDDQRDKRPPHLSIDIPAATSAPLTSTAAAEPEAVAATPGSGSGKNGAPAKAPAPQRTPSFMLRQTVRRILPGGGSFKSSVRGYEASLSRLFSGRIARTSSLPAADHAALSASVHAADKTPPSVPAAAADKTGMHRSQSLPMNMKKLSSAKSIKRMNSLGGVYRVVPSTPRAPAATTAASNAAMPDIVPTEPGAGEGEADDHGEDIAEEEAVCRICMVELSEGGGAMKLECSCRGELALAHTDCALKWFGIKGTRTCEVCKQEVQNLPVTLLRVQSTRGGGDASRAGATGPRHVRYRLWHGTPILVIISILAYFCFLEQLLVAHNGFAALAISLPFSCILGLFSSLTTTSMVARRYVWIYAAIQFLFVVFFTHLFYRYLHLQAVISIILATFAGFGVGMIGNSIIIEVLRWRTMAPAQPRRARRPPRVAQQQHPAPTSSHPSAAEEGQRSATVDVENPAIPQA, via the exons ATGGATTCCCCGCGGATGGAGCAG GAGAGTACTAGTACTACCATCACAAATCCaatgcaaggaggaggaggaggccccgcgcCTGACGACCAGCGGGACAAGAGGCCGCCGCACCTCTCCATCGACATCCCGGCGGCGACCAGCGCCCCCCTCACATCGACGGCGGCCGCAGAGCCAGAAGCCGTGGCAGCAACGCCGGGCTCGGGTTCCGGCAAGAACGGTGCCCCGGCGAAGGCCCCGGCGCCGCAGCGCACGCCGTCCTTCATGCTGAGGCAGACGGTGCGGAGAATCCTGCCGGGAGGGGGCAGCTTCAAGTCGTCCGTCAGAGGCTACGAGGCCTCCCTCTCCAGGCTCTTCAGCGGGAGGATCGCCAGGACGTCCTCGCTCCCGGCGGCGGACCACGCCGCCCTCTCGGCCTCCGTGCACGCCGCCGACAAGACGCCGCCCAGcgttcctgccgccgccgct GACAAGACGGGCATGCACCGCTCGcagtccctcccgatgaacatgaagaAGTTGAGCTCCGCCAAGAGCATCAAGAGGATGAACTCGCTCGGCGGCGTCTACCGCGTCGTCCCCTCCacgccgcgcgcccccgccgccaccaccgcggCGAGCAATGCCGCCATGCCGGACATAGTCCCCACAGAACCAG GTGCCGGAGAGGGGGAGGCAGACGACCATGGAGAGGACATCGCGGAGGAGGAGGCAGTGTGCCGGATCTGCATGGTGGAGCTGTCCGAGGGGGGCGGCGCCATGAAGCTGGAGTGCTCCTGCAGGGGCGAGCTCGCGCTGGCACACACCGACTGCGCACTCAAGTGGTTCGGCATCAAGGGCACCCGGACCTGCGAGGTGTGCAAGCAGGAGGTCCAGAACCTGCCCGTCACCCTCCTGCGCGTCCAGAGcacgcgcggcggcggcgacgcgagcCGCGCCGGCGCCACCGGGCCGCGACACGTCCGGTACAG GCTGTGGCATGGGACACCTATCCTTGTGATCATCAGCATCCTGGCATACTTCTGCTTCTTGGAGCAATTGCTG GTTGCGCATAACGGCTTCGCCGCCCTGGCGATTTCGCTGCCCTTCTCGTGCATCCTGGGCCTCTTCTCATCACTCACCACAACAAGCATGG TGGCGAGGAGATACGTGTGGATCTACGCGGCGATCCAGTTCctcttcgtcgtgttcttcacgcaTCTCTTCTACAGATAT ctgcatctgcaggctgtgataTCCATCATCCTGGCCACCTTTGCGGGTTTCGGCGTGGGGATGATCGGCAACTCCATCATCATCGAGGTgttgaggtggaggacgatggcccCGGCTCAGCCGCGCCGCGCTCGCAGGCCACCACGTGTCGCGCAGCAGCAGCATCCGGCTCCGACATCCAGTCATCCTTCAGCTGCAGAGGAGGGACAGCGTAGCGCCACCGTCGACGTCGAGAACCCCGCCATCCCTCAAGCATAG